Proteins co-encoded in one Coregonus clupeaformis isolate EN_2021a chromosome 17, ASM2061545v1, whole genome shotgun sequence genomic window:
- the LOC121586261 gene encoding G1/S-specific cyclin-E2 has protein sequence MYRRSGRLQTVKSENASIQKGKITKQGNKKKCQPLSKRQSGIQNQLVLEGVSNPCVLVKTPEKRVETACELSNFEDLRSGKKIVVQPSPLPLSWGCPEVWDKMLMKERKYTHSNNFTQLHPRIQPKMRSILLDWLLEVSEVYTLHRETFYLAQDYFDRFMLIQEDIDKDRLQLIGITSLFIAAKIEEMYPPKLHELAYVTDGACMEEEILQMELVILKALNWSLCPETVVVWLKLMIQMASLEDQPDCDILLPEFSQESYIQVTRLLDLCILNINSLDYQYRVLAAAALCHYLPYEVVEKVSGLTWDVLDGVTDWMAPFVDTVAVCGRAQLKDFIKVASEDRHNIQTHSSYLLMLEEARRRELEHQFLTPPNSTEKPMTH, from the exons ATGTATAGACGAAG TGGTCGCTTGCAAACGGTAAAATCTGAAAATGCATCAATCCAGAAAGGCAAGATTACAAAG CAAGGCAACAAAAAGAAGTGTCAGCCCTTGTCAAAACGTCAAAGTGGGATTCAG AACCAGCTAGTCCTTGAAGGAGTCAGCAACCCCTGCGTTCTTGTGAAAACCCCTGAGAAAAGGGTTGAGACAGCCTGTGAACTGTCTAACTTCGAAGACCTAAGGTCTGGAAAAAAAATTGTGGTGCAGccatctcctcttcccctcaG CTGGGGTTGTCCAGAAGTGTGGGATAAGATGTTGATGAAGGAGCGGAAATACACACACAGCAATAACTTCACGCAGCTGCATCCCAGAATACAGCCCAAGATGAGGTCCATTCTCCTCGACTGGTTACTTGAG GTGAGTGAGGTCTACACCCTTCATCGGGAGACGTTTTACCTGGCACAGGACTACTTCGACCGGTTCATGCTGATCCAGGAGGACATTGATAAGGACAGACTGCAGCTTATTGGAATCACCTCACTCTTCATCGCAGCTAAAATAGAG GAAATGTATCCTCCAAAGCTTCATGAGCTAGCCTATGTAACAGATGGGGcatgcatggaggaggagattcTGCAAATGGAACTGGTCATTTTGAAG GCATTAAACTGGAGTCTTTGTCCTGAGACCGTTGTTGTATGGCTGAAGCTCATGATCCAGATGGCATCACTGGAAGACCAACCTGACTGTGATATTCTGTTGCCTGAGTTTTCTCAGGAGAGTTATATACAGGTCACACGG CTCTTAGATCTGTGCATCCTCAATATCAATTCATTGGACTACCAGTATCGGGTGCTGGCGGCGGCAGCGTTATGTCATTACCTACCGTATGAAGTGGTAGAAAAAGTATCAG GTCTGACGTGGGATGTCCTGGACGGTGTTACTGACTGGATGGCTCCCTTTGTGGATACGGTCGCTGTGTGTGGCAGGGCACAGCTGAAGGACTTTATCAAAGTAGCCTCTGAGGACAGGCATAACATCCAGACACACTCAAGCTACTTACTCATGCTG GAAGAGGCCAGGAGGAGGGAGTTGGAGCACCAGTTCCTGACTCCCCCCAACAGCACAGAGAAGCCCATGACACACTGA